A window from Clupea harengus chromosome 14, Ch_v2.0.2, whole genome shotgun sequence encodes these proteins:
- the stx11a gene encoding syntaxin-11a, with the protein MRDRLSDLQSASRLTQGEAPGVAEETGIEGTEQDVVVFEGEEEMEETFREVQAMHKEIAQLRIEVKQLGKQSTRYLTSMRRFSSIKRDSNSIARDIKARGQALYTRLQQMETRCQRLDQEYGVHSSLARMVRAQCVSLTVAFHTVMSEYNEAEMGQRDNCMKRIQRQAEIVGQEVTGEQIEEMIESGKWNAFSENLVADGRAARSALSEIETRQKELLDLEGRIRDIHELFLQLALLVEEQGSKLNNIESNMATTQDYVAKATVHIKKAVRYKKANPCRRFFCCCFPCCNK; encoded by the coding sequence ATGCGGGATCGACTGAGTGATCTGCAGTCAGCCTCCAGGCTCACGCAGGGTGAGGCCCCTGGTGTGGCTGAGGAGACTGGGATCGAGGGTACGGAGCAGGACGTGGTGGTGtttgaaggagaggaggaaatggAGGAGACCTTCAGGGAGGTGCAGGCCATGCACAAGGAGATCGCCCAGCTACGCATAGAAGTCAAGCAGTTGGGGAAGCAGAGCACACGCTACCTCACCTCCATGAGGCGCTTTAGCAGCATCAAGCGCGACTCCAACTCCATCGCCCGTGACATCAAGGCCAGGGGTCAGGCCCTGTACACCCGTCTGCAGCAGATGGAGACTCGGTGCCAGCGCCTGGACCAGGAGTATGGTGTCCACTCGTCCCTGGCACGCATGGTGCGCGCCCAGTGCGTCTCCCTCACCGTGGCCTTCCACACGGTCATGTCCGAGTACAACGAGGCGGAGATGGGGCAGCGGGACAACTGCATGAAGCGCATCCAGAGGCAGGCTGAGATCGTGGGCCAGGAGGTGACCGGCGAGCAGATCGAGGAGATGATCGAGTCAGGGAAGTGGAACGCCTTCTCGGAGAACCTGGTGGCAGACGGCCGCGCAGCACGCTCCGCCCTCAGTGAGATCGAGACCCGCCAGAAGGAACTCCTGGATCTCGAGGGGCGCATCCGGGACATCCATGAGCTCTTTCTCCAACTGGCCCTGTTAGTGGAGGAGCAGGGCAGCAAACTGAACAACATTGAGTCCAACATGGCCACCACACAGGACTATGTGGCCAAGGCAACAGTCCACATCAAGAAAGCTGTGAGGTACAAAAAAGCAAACCCTTGCAGACGTTTTTTCTGCTGCTGTTTCCCCTGCTGCAATAAGTAG